The Cannabis sativa cultivar Pink pepper isolate KNU-18-1 unplaced genomic scaffold, ASM2916894v1 Contig3, whole genome shotgun sequence genome window below encodes:
- the LOC115708055 gene encoding uncharacterized protein LOC115708055 produces MPRKSNDVAGRAWNILRLALLWARKGGVFKRRLMTELRLLPKLMKSIGHDTPKDRIRYGERQLSFDKTPIFPAIKINGSSSMRHFHIPCLNPPTVDFDYDFDGQDDDVYYGGYCKNNSNNDDKENDGGRKSFLIKGGDGDVNNDDNEFVPYDQEENIDTKAEEFITKFYQQMKMQRQISYLQYNNETITTTPRRSIC; encoded by the coding sequence ATGCCGAGGAAAAGTAATGACGTGGCAGGGCGAGCTTGGAACATCCTCCGTTTAGCGCTGTTATGGGCGAGGAAAGGCGGAGTGTTTAAACGGCGTTTGATGACGGAGCTCCGTTTGTTACCGAAACTCATGAAGAGTATCGGCCACGACACTCCCAAGGACAGAATCCGTTACGGCGAGCGCCAGCTATCGTTCGATAAGACCCCGATTTTCCCGGCCATAAAGATTAACGGATCTTCGTCGATGAGACACTTCCACATCCCTTGCCTGAACCCGCCCACAGTAGATTTCGACTACGACTTTGACGGTCAAGACGACGACGTTTATTACGGAGGCTATTGtaaaaataacagtaataatgaTGATAAAGAAAATGATGGTGGTAGAAAGAGTTTTCTGATCAAGGGTGGAGATGGTGATGTTaataatgatgataatgaatttGTACCGTACGATCAGGAAGAGAATATTGATACGAAGGCAGAGGAGTTCATAACGAAGTTTTATCAACAGATGAAAATGCAAAGACAGATTTCTTATTTGCAGTACAACAATGAGACTATTACCACAACTCCCAGAAGAAGCATTTGTTAA